A window of Sagittula sp. P11 genomic DNA:
GACGCTTCCCGACTGCGTGGCGGTGGTCAACCCCAACCGGCAGGACGAGGACGGCGGGCTCGCGCATCTCTGTGCGGCCGCGGTGGTCTTCCTGATGCTGGTCGAGGCGGGGCGGCAACTGCGCGAGGCAGGCGCGCGCGGGCCGGACCTGATGAAGATGCTCGACCTCGTGGCGCTGGCGACGGTCGCCGATGTGGCGCCGCTCCGGGGCGTGAACCGGGCGCTTGTCCAGCAGGGGCTGAAGGTCATGGGGCGCAGGGAGCGCGTCGGCCTCGTGGCGCTTTCTGACGTGGCACGGCTGGAGCGCGCGCCGGAGGCTTATCACCTGGGATTTGTCATGGGGCCGCGGGTCAACGCCGGTGGGCGGATCGGGCAGGCCGACCTTGGCGCGCGGCTTCTGGCCAGCGACAACCCGGCCGAGGCGCAGGCGATGGCGGAACGGCTCGAGGCGTTAAACGCGGAACGGCGGGAGATCGAGGCGGCGGTGCGTGCGGCGGCCCTTGATCAGGCCGAGGCGCGCGGGTTGGATGCGCCGCTGATCTGGGCCGCGGGCGAGGGATGGCACCCGGGGGTCGTCGGAATCGTCGCCTCCCGCCTGAAGGAGCACACCGGTCGGCCCTCCGTGGTCATCGGCCTCGACGGGGCGGAGGGCAAGGGCTCCGGTCGCTCCGTCGCAGGGGTGGACCTCGGCGCCTCGGTGCAGCGGCTGGCGGCGGAGGGGCTGCTGATCAAGGGGGGCGGGCACCGCATGGCGGCAGGCCTCACCGTGGCGCGCGACCGGCTGGAGGAGGCCATGGCGCGCCTCTCCGACCTGCTGGAGAAGCAGGGGGCCGGGGCGGGCGGCGCGGCGGACCTGCGGGTCGACGGCGTGTTGATGCCCGGTGCCGCGCAGGTCGACCTGGTGGAGGATCTGGAGCGCGCCGGACCGTTCGGGCAGGGCGCCCCCGGACCGCGATTCGTCGTGCCGGACGTGCGGCTGTCCTTTGCCAAGGTCGTGGGGTCGGGGCATCTGAAGATCACCTGCGGAGACGGCCTCGGGGCCCGGCTGGAGGCGATCTGTTTCAACGCGATGGACGGCCCCCTGGGGCAGGTGCTGCTGAACCACGAGGGTCGGCGCTTTCACTTGGCGGGCAAGCTGGACGTGAACACGTGGCAGGGCCGGCATACGGTCCAGATGCGGCTCGACGATGCCGCGCCCGCGGCGGATTGAGGCGTGATTCCATCGGGTTGCGCGGGGGCGGCCGGGGGCACCCTGCCGCGATGAAGATTCCTGCGCGGCCTCGTGATTTTGTGCTTGCGCGCGGCGCCCGCATTCCCTAGAAGACCGCTCACCACAGCGTGGCCCGTTCGTCTATCGGTTAGGACGCCAGGTTTTCAACCTGGAAAGAGGGGTTCGATTCCCCTACGGGCTGCCACTTTTCCCTGAAAATCCAGATACGTGCCGGTCCAGTGGGAACCGGAATTTCGTGTGCATTCAGGGTGAAGATTGGTCTTGCACGTCGCCGCGCGCTTCCGTAGAAGACCGCTCACCACGATGCGTGGCCCGTTCGTCTATCGGTTAGGACGCCAGGTTTTCAACCTGGAAAGAGGGGTTCGATTCCCCTACGGGCTGCCACTTTTCCCCTTGGACAAGCATCAGTTTCCCGGTGACGAAGCCGGTTCGTCTGCGCCTTGGATTGTGTGTCAGTCCGGGGCTGGCTGCGACGGCACTGGCGGCGATTGCCGATGCTCTCCGCATCGCAGGATACACCGTGCGCAGCGGGACGCGTGGTGCGTCGCTTCGCTGCAAACTGCAATGATTTAGGGGTGTTGTGGTGGCGTGGGGGGGACTCGAACCCCCGACCTAACGATTATGAGTCGTTCGCTCTAACCAACTGAGCTACCGCGCCAGACCGTGGGCGGGGGATAAGGGGGGGCGCGGGCGCCGTCAAGCGGAAATTCCGGGAAATCGTGCCTTACTCTGCTGTGCCGTGACGCGCGGTGTTCAGGTCACGGCATGCCCCGGTGCCAAGCGCTGCGCGACAGCCTGCGAGATCGCGGCAAGGACGCCCTGTACCACCCGCCGACACTTCACGGCGCATGGCAGAAACCGCGCGCAGGGGCCCACAGTCCCTACTTCACGATCTTCTCGTCCTTGACGAACATGTTGCCCCATGCGCGGTCGATCAGCTCGGGCGTCATCTTGTAGGGCAGCCCTTCGAAATCGCAGACGGCAATCATCTGGTCGATCAGGAAAACCGGCTGGTAGTTGGCGAAGATGTTGTTGATCGTCGGGTACTTGGTCTTCAGCAGGTGCACGAGCGAGGCCTCGTCCAGCTGCATCTTCTTCTTGCGGGCCACGAGGGCGAAGATCTTCAGGAAGTTCTCCTGGCTGGGGCCGTCGATCTTGATCTTGAAGAAGATCCGGCGCAGCGCGGCTTGGTCGAAGATCTCGTTCGGGTGGAAGTTCGTGGAGAAGATGACCAACGTGTCGAAGGGCACCTCGAACTTTTCGCCGGACTGGAGGGCGAGGATGTCCTTGCCTTCCTCCAGCGGCACGATCCAGCGGTTCACGAGGCTTTGCGGCGGTTCCGCCTGGCGGCCAAGGTCGTCGACGATGAAGATGCCGCCGGTGGACTTCAACTGGAGCGGTGCCTGGTAGGTGCGTGCCGTGGGGTTGTAGACGAGGTCCAGCATCGACAGCGAAAGCTCCCCCCCGGTGATGACCGTCGGGCGTTTGCACATCACGTAGCGGCGGTCGAAGCGGGCCCGCTGGCGCAGGGCGTTGGGATCGTCCGCGTCCTCCTCGGCCTTCGAATGCACGATCGGGTCGTAGACGGTGATGACCTGTCCGGAATACTCCAGCGCGCGGGGCACGTAGATGCGGTCGCCCATGGCGTCGCGGATGCCGTTGGAGATCGACGACTTGCCGTTGCCCGGCGGGCCGTACATCAGGATCGACCGGCCAGAGGACACCGCCGGCCCGAGGTTGGAGATCAGGTCGTTCGGCAGGATCAGGTGGCCCATCGCCGAGGTAAGCTGTTCGCGGGTGATCTGGATGTTGCGGATCGACTGGCGTTCGACCTGTTCGCGGTAGACCTCCAGCGGGACGGGCATCGGGCCGAAGTACTCCGACTGCGCCAGCGCGTCGAGGGCGCGGGCCTTGCCGCTGTCGGTCAGCTGGTAGGGCATCTCGTTGGCGACCTGCCCGGCGGCCCCCAATGTGCCCATCGCCTCCATCAGGCCCTGGGCGCGGGCCATGTCGATGATCTCCTGGCAGACGGGCACGGGCAGGCAGACGGCGCGGGCCAGTTGCGTGACCTTGTTGGTGTTCTTGCGGAACAGCGTCTTGAGAACGATGTCGCGCATCATCACGGTCGAAAGGCTCATGTCCTCGAGCCTGCGCGGCGCCGGAGGCGCAATGACGGTGCTGCTTTGCATGTTCATGTGGATGTCCTGCCCGGATTGCCCGTTTGTTTGGTTGCCAGAGTGACAACGGTTTGTGGCAGGTCTAGGGCGGGCTTTGGGACATTTGGAGGGTGCGTGCCGGTCGGGCAGGGGCGGCGCGACCCCCTGTGCCGCCGCGAAACGTCTTGACGTGGCGGGCGCTTCACGCGACTTGAATAGGCGAGCAGCTTTCCCAAGGGGCGACAGATGACCCCAAGTTCCACATGGTGGTCGCTTGCGGCGATCCTTCTCTTTTTGACACTTGCCGGATGCGCGCCGGGCGAAGAGGTCGTGGACGATCCGAACCCGTTTGCGCCCTCCGTCGATCCGGACGGCGAGGCCGTCGACGGCATGATCGTCGGCCACCGGCTGATGGAAGCGGGCGAGTACCATCTTGCGCTGGAGGCCTACACGCGCGCCGCGGGCCAGAAGGGCATCAACGCCGAAACCCTTACCGCGCTCGGTTCGGTCAACCTCGCGCTCGGCCGTTTGAACCAGGCGGAGGGGCTGTTGCGCCGCGCGGTGGAACTCGACCCGGAATGGGCCGAAGCCTGGAACAACCTTGGCGTCCTGCTGATGGAAAAGGGGGAAACCTCCGAGGCGAGCCTCGTGTTCAAGAAGGCCTATGCCCTCGACAATGGCCAAAACGACTCAATTCGCGATAATCTTCGCTTGGCGCTCGCAAAATTGGAAAATAGCCGGTATGATCCGGAACAAGAAGAAGAATTCAGGCTCGTGCGGCGGGGCAGCGGATCGTACCAGATCCGCAGGAACGACGTTTAACCGGGCTGAATGGCCGTCCAACGTGGCGGCAGAGGCATAAATACATCCGCCATCAAGGTGGAGACAAGGCAGAGCAGCAAGAGGACGCAGGCAACATGCGCCATCTGATCCGTGTGACATTGGGCGTGGCCGTGGCGGCGTCGCTTTCCGCGTGCGACAAGACCATCGACAAGGACGAAGTGGACCGCAAGTTCCAGGGCGTCAACGTCATCGACGAGACGAACCTGAACGAGGTCATGCTGACCGTCGGCGACCCGAACGAGGCGGTCAACTACTTCAGGCGTTCCTCCACGACCGAGCCGGACCGGATCGACTTCCAGCGCGGCCTGGCCTCCAGCCTGATCCGGGCGAAGCGTTTTCCCGAGGCGCGGATCGCCTGGGCGCAGGTGGTTGCGCACGAGGATGCCACCAACGAGGACCGCGTGGAGCTTGCCGATGCACTGATCCGCACGAATGACTGGGATCAGGCGGAAAAGGTCCTGTCCTCGATCCCGCCGACACACGAATCCTTCAAGCGTTACCGGCTGGAGGCGATGATCGCCGACGGCAAGAAGGACTGGAAGAAGGCGGATGCCTTCTACGAGGTCGCGCTGGGTCTGACGACCAAGCCTGCCTCGGTGATGAATAACTGGGGCTATTCGAAGCTGACCCGCGGCGACTTCCGCGAGGCGGAGCGGCTGTTCGGAGAGGCGATAAACGCCGACCAGACGATGTTCACCGCGAAGAACAACCTCGTCATGGCGCGCGGCGCGCAGGGCAACTATACTCTGCCGGTCATCCCGATGACGCAGCCGGAGCGCGCGGAACTGCTTTATACGCTTGGCCTTGCGGCGGTAAAGCGCGGCGACGTGCAGATCGGCAAGGGGTTGCTGCGCGAAGCGGTGGAGACCCATCCGCAGCACTTCGAGGCGGCCGCCCGTGCCCTGGCCGCGCTTGAAAACGGCGCCTGAGGGGCGCCGGAGATGTCGATAACGGTCACCGAAGCCGCCTGGTTCCTGCCTTTCGTCCTGCCGGTCTGCCTGTACATCATGTACACCGACATGAAGGGCATGCGCATTCCCAACCACTCCGTCCTTGCGATGTTCTTCATCTTCGTGGTGGTGGGGTTCATCGTCATGCCGTTCGACGCTTACCTATGGCGCTACGTGCATTTGATCGTGGTATTGGTCGCGGGCATTGCGCTGAACGCCGGGGGCGCCGTGGGGGCGGGGGATGCGAAGTGGGCGGCCGCTGCCGCGCCCTTCATCGCGCTAGGCGACCTGCGGTTCCTGATGATCCTCTTCGCAGCGAACCTGCTGGCGGCCTTTGTCGCCCACCGGATTGCCAAGTTCACGCCCATCCGGCGGCTGGCCCCGAACTGGGAAAGCTGGAACGCCGGGTCGAAGTTTCCCATGGGCCTCGCCCTTGGCGGCACCATGGCGATCTACCTCGGACTTGGCCTGTTCTACGGTCAGGCCGCGGGCTGACCTCCGCCACATCGTGAAACGGAAAACGCCGCGCCGATCGGGACGCGGCGTCGTTTTTTCATGGCGGCTGGCTCAGTTGCCGGCCATGGCGCCCATCTGCGTGATGCCCACGGCAGAGGGGCCGACGAGGATGATCAGCAGCGGCGGCACCGTCAGCATCATTGTGGTCAGCGTCATCTTGGTCGGCAGCTTGTTGGCGGCTTCCTCGGCGCGCATCACACGCTTGTCCCGCATCTCTCCGGCATAGACGCGCAGCGCGTCGGAGATCGACGTACCGAAGGTCTGCGCCTGATTCAGCACGGTCACGAAGCTCGACACGTCCTGCGATCCGCAACGCTCCGACATGTCGTTCAGGACCTGGCTGCGGTCCTTGCCGGCCTTCATCTCGTGGCTGATGATCTCGAACTCATCGGCCAGCGCGGGGTAGGAGGCGCGCAGCTCCTTCGCCACGCGGATGATCGACTGTTCCATCGACTGGCCGGCCTCGACGCACACGAGCATCATGTCGAGCGCATCCGGGAAACCCTGCTGGATCTCTTCCTTGCGCTTCTCCATGCGCTTGGTGATCCAGTACTTCGGGGCGAGGTAGCCGACACAGCCGGGGCCGAGGATATACATCAGCTTGGTGGTCATGTCCGCTTCTTCGGGGTTCACGAAGAAGAGGTAATACCCCGTGCCTGCCGCCAGCATCCCGAGGCCGAGCGCGAACTGCATGAAGTAGTAGACCTGCACCGCGTCCTTCGTGCGGTAGCCCGCCTGAAGCAGTTTCAGCTTGATCTCGGACAGTTCCTTGGCGTCCTGCGGTTCGAGGAACTGCGCGTACTTGTTCAGCTTCTCGTTGCGGCGCTTGTCGCGCAGGACGGCGCGCGACTGCGCGTCCATCTTCTTCTGCGAGGTCTCCTTGAGCTTGTCGAGCGGGTCAGGCTTGGTGCTCAGCAAGATCGGGATGGTCGCGAGGATCAGCAGGATCGCGAGACCGGCAACCACGATCAGCGGGCCGGCGGGGCCCAGCAGATCGGTGATCGCGGTGTTGAGTTGGTCTAGCATGGGTGTCTCCTCAGACCTTGATGTTCACGAGCCAGCGCATGACGATCATGTTCAGGGCGAGCATGATGCCGACGATGAAGCAGGCCGGAATGAACCACGGGTGGTCCAGAACTTCGTCGTAGTAGTCGGGTTTGGCGACCTGGATGAAGATCAGGGCCATGACGGGAAAGCCGGACAGGAACTTGCCGGACCACTGCGCCTCGGCGGTGATGGCCTTCACGCGGCGGAACAGGCGGAAGCGGGCGCGGATCACCTTGGCCAGACCTTCGAGGATCTCGGCGAGGTTGCCGCCCGCCTGCTGCTGGATCGCCACGGCGACGGCGAGGAAACGCAAGTCCTGCATGTCGAGCCGTTCGGCCATGTGCTTCAGCGCCTCGCCGATGTCACGGCCATAGGCGGATTCGTCGGCGATGATGCCGAACTCGGTCGCCAGCGGGTCCTTGATCTCTTTCGAGACGATGGTGATCGCGGAGGTGAACGGATGGCCGACGCGCAGCGACCGCACCATAAGTTCCACAGCATCGGGCAGCTGCTCCTCGATCATCGAAAGGCGCTTCTTGGCCTTGGAGCCAACCCACATGTAGACGCCGCCGATGCCCATGCCGGCCGACAGAATGACGCGGATGGGCAGCCCGGTCTCCGTCCCGATGCTGAGGCCCAGGAAGGCCACGACCGATGCGCCTGCCATGATCATCATCAGCTGCTGCGGCGTGAAGGCGATGGCCGCCTTGTTTGCCTTGTCGGCCAGCAGGGAATAGATCGGCAGGGACCGGCTTTCCATGTGCTGGTCCATCTCCTTGCGGAGCTTGGCCAGGACATCTTCGCGCCGGTCGCCCCGGTCGAGCATTTCCAGCCGCCGGTTGACCTTGTTGGACAGCGAGATCGACTTGCCGAAGGCGACCAGGTAGATGCCGTTCACGAAGACGAGGACGCCGACGAAAATCAGGCCGTATATGATCGGTGCTGCAGAGAGCATGTTCGTGACTCGCTTTCAATTAATCCGGGCGGAACGGTTCGTAGATCGAGGCCGGGATGTCGTAACCCCACATCCGGAACCGCTCCGAGAAGGCCGACCGCACGCCGGTCGCGGTGAAGTGACCGATGATCTTGTTGTCCGGCGTCAGCCCGACGCGCTGGTAGCGGAAGATTTCCTGCATGGAGATGACGTCGCCCTCCATGCCGGTGATCTCGGTGATGGAGGTCATCCGGCGGGAGCCGTCCTGCAGGCGCGACGCCTGCACGATGAGGTTCACGGCCGATGCGATCTGCGAGCGGACCGCCTTCAGCGGCATCTCGATCCCGGCCATGGCGATCATGTTTTCCAGACGCGCCACGCCGTCCCGCGCGGAGTTCGCGTGGATTGTGGTCATGGAGCCGTCGTGACCGGTGTTCATAGCCTGGAGCATGTCGATGACTTCCTCGCCGCGGGTTTCCCCCACGATGATCCTGTCAGGGCGCATACGCAGGGCGTTCTTGAGGCAATCGCGTGGCGTGACGGCCCCCTTGCCCTCGACGTTGGGCGGGCGGCTTTCCATGCGTCCCACGTGGGTCTGCTGAAGCTGGAGTTCCGCGGTATCCTCGATGGTCAGGATGCGTTCGCTGTCGTCGATGAAGCTGGACAATGCGTTGAGCGTGGTCGTCTTGCCCGAACCCGTACCGCCGGAGACGATGATGTTCAGGCGGGTCGCCACGGCGGCTTGAAGGTAGACGGCCATCTCTTCGGTGAAGGCGCCGAAGTTCACGAGGTCGTCGATGCCCAGCTTGTCCTTCTTGAACTTCCGGATCGAGACGAGGCTGCCGTCGATGGCGATGGGCGGCACCATGGCGTTGAAACGGGAGCCGTCCATCAGACGGGCGTCGACATAGGGGTTCGATTCATCGACACGGCGGCCCACGGCGGACACGATCTTGTCGATGATCCGCATCAGGTGCTTCTCGTCCTTGAACGTGATGTCCGAGAGCTGCAGCTTGCCCGACCGTTCGACAAAGATCTGGTGCGGACCGTTCACGAGGATATCGGAGACGGTGTCGTCTTTCAGCAAGGCCTCGAGCGGGCCCAGACCTTTCACCTCGTCGTAGAGGTCGGTCATCATCGCGCGCCGCTCGTCGCGGTTCAGCACGATGCCGCGTTCAGTGAGCGATTCCGTCGCGATCTGGGAGATTTCCTCGCGCAGCTCCGCCTCGGACGCCTGGTCCAGCGCGGCGAGATTAAGGTTCTCCAGCAGCGCGCGGTGCAGTTCCAGCTTCACCTCGCCAAGGCGTTCCTTGCGCTTCTTTTCCTTGTCGGCATTGCCCGCTTGGGCCGGGGCCTGCGGCGGCCCCTTGCGGCGCACGGCCGACGGTGTCCGCACCTCGACCTTGCGGTCGTCCGCCGCCGGGGCGGCGACGGCTTCCGCCTTGGCCACGGGGCGGGGGGCCTCCTTGAGACCGGGTTTCTTGTAGCGTGAGAACATTCGGTCGGTCCTTCGCGATCAGGCAGCTTCGGCGTCGTCGGCGCCGATTGCGTTGAGCTGCTGCGCCAGCTTCACGATTTCCTTGCGGAGCGGGTTCTTCGCGGCGTGTGCGGCCAGCGGCAGGCCGTGGTCGCAGGCCTGCATCACCGCCCGCCCGCCATCGGGAAGCTGCAGGTCGAGCGAGATACCAAGGCTGTCGGCCATGCGCTTGACCCGGCTCTTGCCCTGCAGGTCGGTGAACTTCGGCGACCGGTTCAGCGCGAAGCGGATCTTGTCGAACGGCAGATCCTCCGACTGGAGCATCCGCTTCAGCCGCAGGGTGTTCTGGGCCGAACGCATGTCCAGCTCGACCAGCGCGATGTAGATCTGCGCCTCCGTCAGGACGGTTTCCGTCCACTGAACCAGCGTGCCGGGCATGTCGACCACAACGTAGTCGAAATGGTCGCGTGCGATGTCGAGAAGCTTCGACACCTCGCTGGGACCGATCAGGTCGAGCGGCAGGATGTCGGCCGGAGAGGTGAAGACCTGCAGCTTGTCCTCGAAGGACACCAGCGCCTGCGCAAGGCTTTCGCCGTCCATCGACTCGATGTCCGACAGCGTCTCGAACACGGCCTCGCGGCGCGGCAGGTCCAGGTAGGTCGCGACAGAGCCGAATTGCAGGCCGAGGTCGATCAGGCAGACCTTGGGGGGCTTGTCGCCACCGACAGAGGTCAGTTCATAGGCCAGGTTCACCGCCAGCGTGGTCGCACCGCATCCGCCGGACAACCCTTGAACGGCAATCAGGACGCCGTCGCCGCCGCCCGAGAGCTTGACCTTTGCCGGCGCACTGGCAGTGGACGCCGGCA
This region includes:
- a CDS encoding prepilin peptidase, giving the protein MSITVTEAAWFLPFVLPVCLYIMYTDMKGMRIPNHSVLAMFFIFVVVGFIVMPFDAYLWRYVHLIVVLVAGIALNAGGAVGAGDAKWAAAAAPFIALGDLRFLMILFAANLLAAFVAHRIAKFTPIRRLAPNWESWNAGSKFPMGLALGGTMAIYLGLGLFYGQAAG
- a CDS encoding type II secretion system F family protein, which gives rise to MLDQLNTAITDLLGPAGPLIVVAGLAILLILATIPILLSTKPDPLDKLKETSQKKMDAQSRAVLRDKRRNEKLNKYAQFLEPQDAKELSEIKLKLLQAGYRTKDAVQVYYFMQFALGLGMLAAGTGYYLFFVNPEEADMTTKLMYILGPGCVGYLAPKYWITKRMEKRKEEIQQGFPDALDMMLVCVEAGQSMEQSIIRVAKELRASYPALADEFEIISHEMKAGKDRSQVLNDMSERCGSQDVSSFVTVLNQAQTFGTSISDALRVYAGEMRDKRVMRAEEAANKLPTKMTLTTMMLTVPPLLIILVGPSAVGITQMGAMAGN
- a CDS encoding AAA family ATPase yields the protein MTSTPTTQADPAPIIACTISRDVQNFDLLIEDMETILGEAWGDLGFDEALAFMSQPEASSLEFVAMAIDAIDEGEVSQLAGIIKGARTHGIKVILIAEDVTPASLHQLLRSGADEFVPYPLPEGELAAAVERLRAPEPVPVPASTASAPAKVKLSGGGDGVLIAVQGLSGGCGATTLAVNLAYELTSVGGDKPPKVCLIDLGLQFGSVATYLDLPRREAVFETLSDIESMDGESLAQALVSFEDKLQVFTSPADILPLDLIGPSEVSKLLDIARDHFDYVVVDMPGTLVQWTETVLTEAQIYIALVELDMRSAQNTLRLKRMLQSEDLPFDKIRFALNRSPKFTDLQGKSRVKRMADSLGISLDLQLPDGGRAVMQACDHGLPLAAHAAKNPLRKEIVKLAQQLNAIGADDAEAA
- a CDS encoding tetratricopeptide repeat protein encodes the protein MTPSSTWWSLAAILLFLTLAGCAPGEEVVDDPNPFAPSVDPDGEAVDGMIVGHRLMEAGEYHLALEAYTRAAGQKGINAETLTALGSVNLALGRLNQAEGLLRRAVELDPEWAEAWNNLGVLLMEKGETSEASLVFKKAYALDNGQNDSIRDNLRLALAKLENSRYDPEQEEEFRLVRRGSGSYQIRRNDV
- a CDS encoding ATPase, yielding MNMQSSTVIAPPAPRRLEDMSLSTVMMRDIVLKTLFRKNTNKVTQLARAVCLPVPVCQEIIDMARAQGLMEAMGTLGAAGQVANEMPYQLTDSGKARALDALAQSEYFGPMPVPLEVYREQVERQSIRNIQITREQLTSAMGHLILPNDLISNLGPAVSSGRSILMYGPPGNGKSSISNGIRDAMGDRIYVPRALEYSGQVITVYDPIVHSKAEEDADDPNALRQRARFDRRYVMCKRPTVITGGELSLSMLDLVYNPTARTYQAPLQLKSTGGIFIVDDLGRQAEPPQSLVNRWIVPLEEGKDILALQSGEKFEVPFDTLVIFSTNFHPNEIFDQAALRRIFFKIKIDGPSQENFLKIFALVARKKKMQLDEASLVHLLKTKYPTINNIFANYQPVFLIDQMIAVCDFEGLPYKMTPELIDRAWGNMFVKDEKIVK
- the recJ gene encoding single-stranded-DNA-specific exonuclease RecJ, giving the protein MAYLGVESSLSGRRWVGPDVETERQAELLAQQTGLARPLCAILARLGVPPEEAQAYLEPKLRDLLPDPRSLKDMEKAATRFLKAVSGRERIAVFADYDVDGGSSAALLIDWLRQMGRPATLYVPDRIDEGYGPNPTAMAGLAREHDLIVCVDCGTLSHDAIAAAEGADVVVLDHHLGGETLPDCVAVVNPNRQDEDGGLAHLCAAAVVFLMLVEAGRQLREAGARGPDLMKMLDLVALATVADVAPLRGVNRALVQQGLKVMGRRERVGLVALSDVARLERAPEAYHLGFVMGPRVNAGGRIGQADLGARLLASDNPAEAQAMAERLEALNAERREIEAAVRAAALDQAEARGLDAPLIWAAGEGWHPGVVGIVASRLKEHTGRPSVVIGLDGAEGKGSGRSVAGVDLGASVQRLAAEGLLIKGGGHRMAAGLTVARDRLEEAMARLSDLLEKQGAGAGGAADLRVDGVLMPGAAQVDLVEDLERAGPFGQGAPGPRFVVPDVRLSFAKVVGSGHLKITCGDGLGARLEAICFNAMDGPLGQVLLNHEGRRFHLAGKLDVNTWQGRHTVQMRLDDAAPAAD
- a CDS encoding type II secretion system F family protein produces the protein MLSAAPIIYGLIFVGVLVFVNGIYLVAFGKSISLSNKVNRRLEMLDRGDRREDVLAKLRKEMDQHMESRSLPIYSLLADKANKAAIAFTPQQLMMIMAGASVVAFLGLSIGTETGLPIRVILSAGMGIGGVYMWVGSKAKKRLSMIEEQLPDAVELMVRSLRVGHPFTSAITIVSKEIKDPLATEFGIIADESAYGRDIGEALKHMAERLDMQDLRFLAVAVAIQQQAGGNLAEILEGLAKVIRARFRLFRRVKAITAEAQWSGKFLSGFPVMALIFIQVAKPDYYDEVLDHPWFIPACFIVGIMLALNMIVMRWLVNIKV
- a CDS encoding CpaF family protein; translation: MFSRYKKPGLKEAPRPVAKAEAVAAPAADDRKVEVRTPSAVRRKGPPQAPAQAGNADKEKKRKERLGEVKLELHRALLENLNLAALDQASEAELREEISQIATESLTERGIVLNRDERRAMMTDLYDEVKGLGPLEALLKDDTVSDILVNGPHQIFVERSGKLQLSDITFKDEKHLMRIIDKIVSAVGRRVDESNPYVDARLMDGSRFNAMVPPIAIDGSLVSIRKFKKDKLGIDDLVNFGAFTEEMAVYLQAAVATRLNIIVSGGTGSGKTTTLNALSSFIDDSERILTIEDTAELQLQQTHVGRMESRPPNVEGKGAVTPRDCLKNALRMRPDRIIVGETRGEEVIDMLQAMNTGHDGSMTTIHANSARDGVARLENMIAMAGIEMPLKAVRSQIASAVNLIVQASRLQDGSRRMTSITEITGMEGDVISMQEIFRYQRVGLTPDNKIIGHFTATGVRSAFSERFRMWGYDIPASIYEPFRPD
- a CDS encoding lipopolysaccharide assembly protein LapB; amino-acid sequence: MRHLIRVTLGVAVAASLSACDKTIDKDEVDRKFQGVNVIDETNLNEVMLTVGDPNEAVNYFRRSSTTEPDRIDFQRGLASSLIRAKRFPEARIAWAQVVAHEDATNEDRVELADALIRTNDWDQAEKVLSSIPPTHESFKRYRLEAMIADGKKDWKKADAFYEVALGLTTKPASVMNNWGYSKLTRGDFREAERLFGEAINADQTMFTAKNNLVMARGAQGNYTLPVIPMTQPERAELLYTLGLAAVKRGDVQIGKGLLREAVETHPQHFEAAARALAALENGA